The sequence below is a genomic window from Uranotaenia lowii strain MFRU-FL chromosome 2, ASM2978415v1, whole genome shotgun sequence.
CATCTAAGGTTTTCGATAAGGTACTTCAAAAGTACAACATAGATCTAGAAAGCACCAAAGTCAGTCCAACAGTTGAGATTTTCGATGTCAATGATGGAGAAGTCATTAAGTTAGATAAACCGAATGTTCCTGGTTTGATGCCCACACCAATTGTGAAAAAGTCACGTCCAAATGCAGCTTTCTTGGCACCGGACACCGCTTACGATGATGTTAAAATTGAGAATCGAGATGAGCTTTTCAGAGAAGAGGGCCTTATGTCCTTCGGCTCATTGCCGCCGCGACTGGAATGTCCCCGAAGACCCGATGATATGGTACGACCTCGAACGGTTGCCCAAAAGCGTATTCTCATCCAGAAGAAAAACGACGTACGCTATCTCATGATCGATaatgaagcaaaaattttcaacgaacTCGATAAACGCAGCAAAAACGTCGATGCCGAACTAGATTACGAACGTATGAAAGATATTCAAGACCAGAACATTCCCTTCACTAGAGACACATGGAAAGCTTTGGCATGGATGCGTACCGAGAAGGGAAAATACTTCTTCCAgtcgttgaaaattgacaatcACTCCGTAAAACTAACGGGCAGTAGAGGAAATCATCCTAGCAGGAAGCATGGTCGCAAGCAACATTCCGTTCCAGCTTATAAGAGCAAAAGACTTATCTGTCACTGTCCAGAATATCCTACAAACATCAAGATTGATCTCAGCGCGATACAGCCTCCGGAAACGattgaaactcaaaatttgGAATGCGAACAGGGGAAGGACACCCTAAAAGATCGTAAATTGCTTTCCGATAAGGTTAAAATTCACCCGAAAAGTCGTCCTGGTCCTCTGTCATCTAAACTTCGTTACGACAATGaacttttaaatcaaacagaggAAAGTCCTTACCTAGGACCGCTTGAAATCCTGAAAATGCCTAACGTTGAAATAGAAGTATTTCCCAAAATTGATCGACCACTCGATCCTACCGTAAAACCCTATCTAAAAATGATTCTACCATTCGACGGAATCACGGAACAGTGGGCACGCTTTGCAGTGTCAACCCTTAAAACGCCTGATCGACTTGAAAGCGATATACCATCGGAGGATCGGTCCTTTTCCTTTTCTGTACCCTACCAAAACAACCAACGGCGCATTCTTATTCGTCGTAGAATCGCAGAACAACCAACCAAGCCAACGCAAACCGAAAGCCTGGACAAGTTTGAGCAGGAACTACAGGAACCGCTATCGTTCCGCAAGCACTTGGACCAACATCAACCGTCGATGGCGGATGAGGTGGATTCCGTTGAACGGGATTGTGCCGATGTGCTGTCGGAGATGACCGATGCTGTGGCCATCGGTTTGGCAGAAGAGCTGTTTATGAAACAGGATCCGGACTGCAATTATAGCCGGGAGGATAAACCTGTCCAAACGGAGGGGTCATCCGCGGTTGCTTTGGGTGGAACCTTGGCAGCTGACGTGTCTGGCAGTGGCAAGCAGAAAGAAAATGCCGCTAAATCCAAGCGGATGCTGTAAgtattcggttttttttcttttttttgttcaaactaaTAACTTATTAAGCTGTATGTCTATTGGACGGTTGGGGTTCGTCTCGCTTACTGCTTTGCTTAAACATGGGACGGCTGTCAGCCGTCTCGGTTACCAAGTGAAATCATGTTTGAATTACTGCTAATAATGTCCTTTTCATCTACAGCCGCGAAATGAAACGATTGAACGCAACCATTATCGAATCATTGCCAGAAGCGGCCGGCGATGGCGGTGGCGAAGCATCGAATAAGCACCGCAAACCGTCGTCCTGTAACGAGCTTTACTGTGCTCGGGGATGTATTTGCGATGTGTTCGGTGGAGTTGGACGGGCAGCTCAAACTGACCATTGCAACAATGTGGACTGCATCTTTGGTTGCCAGTGTggcttcgagaaaaaatcccCAGGAGCTTTAGGTTCCCGGGAATTGAAACCGGATGTAACCGCTGAGGAGGGATTCTCGGCTCTGTCCAGCGAAGACATGAAATATCTGCGTGAGAAGGCCACAGCTCGATTGGCAAAGGAGGAAAAGGAATTCACGCCGACAGTGATATTGACCACAAATAGCACGGTGCTGGTGAGAAATACGGATGCAGATGTCCGACGGCAcaagaaaaaacctaaaaaatacgAAGACTACTACAATGACAAAAGCGTAGGAAATATCTTGAACGGAATCATCCCGGATCCCGATGAGGAAGACGAGGACATTTTGGTGGAGTCACCTGAGGGAAAGAGACCGCCTGGAAGTGGTCAGGTAGTCAGTGGGCCTCTGACTGTGTATGATCGGATAAGGCATAGTCACGTGGTCTTGAACAAACTGCAGGATTTAGACAACATCGAACCATGGTGTATGGTTCATCACTTGTACAGATGCTACTGCAAAGGTAATGCCATAGCCGGAAAGCCATTCAAATTTACCGAGGAAAATGATGTCGTGGTATCGGTCACGCCCTCGGTGCCTCCAGTATTAGTCGAAGATCCGTTGCTTCAGGCTTACGAACCCCGACGGAGGAGGCTATATTCATTTGAACGCaccgaaacaacaacaacatcaaccgAGCCAACGGAGGAGGAAGATCACATTCGCCAGCCTTTCCGTAAACGAGATAGTTCCGAAGAATCCTATAAGCCATGGAGTGAACGTCGCAAAAAGAAACGAAGGACTCTGGAAGATCAAACTCCCGATAGCGCAGAACGGCGCCTTAGTAAGAGTTCAGATGCTACACCTACCTCATCAACCCGAGCCTCGATAGAAGATCTGCAAATTAATGACGGCCAAACCTGTCGTCGGGCCATACCTGTCAATAGAAACTTTTACAAAACCAGAAATTTCTATAGGAAAGATCGCTACCTTCAGGACATCGAAGAGCATCGGAGAAAGCACCCGCAAGCAGAAAAACGACTCAGAATCCttttggaaaaatgtgaaacgACATTTTTCGAGGATCGTAAACAACAACTGGAGCAACAAGCTAGAGAAGCTCTTCGGGCACGAAAGGCTAAAGAACGATTGGTATCACAAAGTGATAAAGGACAGGAACCGGTGTACATTGAAGTTTACGCCGATGATGAAGAATTCCGTCAAAGCACACTATTGGCACCACTTATTGATCCGCATAAGGTTCTGATTTTCTGCGGCCGCAAAAAATACTACGTTCATAATAGCGCTATTCAAAGTGGTCGGGTAAATCTCATGAACATcgccaaaaagttcaaaacaaccaCGGTGTACGTTATAAGGAATACCAACAGCAAGATTCAAACGAAGCCAATAAAATTTAGCTATCGGAATGAAACGTTAACATTTGCTGGACGCATGTACCGTAAGATTATTCCTTACGAACAACAAGCGGAAGAACACATCGATCTCAATGCCAGTTGCAACAGCAGCGATCAACCGAGTTCACCAATCGGTATTTCCCCCATAGCATTAAAGGGGAAACCGATCGATAGCAATATGCTGGAAAAAGTGAATGCGGACATCTCGAACACCATGCAACACATTCGGGATATGTTGCGTAAAAATAGCCCCCAGTTAAATCTGCCCAAGAAAGGAATTTTATACCTCTATCGTTGGGAAGTTTTCCTTCAGGCTTATAACGAAGATTTGCTTGAAATTTGGGAAATCATCTTTCATAATGGTAATCAACTAGTGGTGCTCACTACTGGAGCAGATCGGAAAACAACTCCGCCtagcttcaaaaatgtcaaatatattCAAATGATACGTAAATGCTCgtttgaaaccaaaaatttgaGTCTCCTATCGAAAATGGTACTCTTCAAGATCGATAATACCGAAACCAAGAAAATGTCACTAGCTTTATTCGGTTCTGAACATTTTTGGCGTTTCTGTGGGTTCGTCAAAGCTGAAAACTCCACTTTCCTAGAGAAAGGCTGTGATGTTAGACCGACCCCCACGTCACATCCACTGCTAGCGCCCAAAATAAATCGCTATTACGAAGCCTTTGTGTCGGCGAAGAAGTCTCAAGAAGGTCCGAACGTGACCAAACCGACTCCACCGATTCCAGTGATGCCCAAGCCTTTGACGGAAGATTTCACCGGCCCAAAAGTACAGGAAGTACAACCTTCTCATCGACCCTTCCTGCCGCCCAGCATTGTTCGCTCGAAATCGAACGTTAAGCTGATGGAAACCAAAATCAAAGACTATAAAAATATCGCTATTCCCAATGTTGGCAAGCGTCGCTGGTTTATGCTTTCCATCATCGACGATTTCACCGATATCTACATCCCCAGTTGGCGATCCTGCCTAACGTATGATCGTATCAAACAAGCCATCCAGTTGGCCAACAAGTACCGGAAAACCGTTAAGCTCACCTCCATAACGTCCGTCAAAAATACTCGGGAAGACGTGCTGCCGCAAATCTACGCAGCTCCCAATCAAGGTAATTGCATCTTCCTTGGACCGTACACCTACAATCAGCACATCGATCTGATGCTGTGCCAAAGCATTGACGGAAAAATGTTTACACGTGAAGAGCACTATCGGAAGAATAAGATTGTGCGCGGCGAGGAAACTACCGGTTCCTGGTTATACATGAAACCGGGATCGTCTGCGGCAACCTCAAGCCTTTCAAGCCTGTCCAGTAGTGAAAGTGCTTCCCCCATTGTACCGACGACGATTTCgggaattcaaaaaatctcaaccTCTTCGGAGCAACCATCATCGAAGTCATCGGATGAAGATTGCTTTGTGGTGGAAGACGGGCCATCCAAACCGGAAATTGTTTCGGAACTGAAAATTGCGTCTGTCACTTCTGTGTCCACCGGCTCGACAATTTCCGTTCCTTCACAGCCAGAAATTCTTGAAGAATCTGCCAGTACAGCTGTCAGTGAACTGGAGTCGGTCATTAGTCAACTGTATGATAATAGTGATTCTGATGAAGAGGTAGTTGACACGCCAGTTATTAAGGAACCGGTAcaggaaaaaatcattcacaaaGTTCCTATTGCTTTAAGTACTGCACCTAAAAACGAGTTGTCTAAATTGGTGGAAAAAACAATAGAGCAGAGTCAGCAATTGAAAGCAACATCTCCTGCAGGAGTGACTATTAGTAATGCCATAACCGTTCGAAGATTATCCTGTGTCCCACAAGCTTCCCTGATGCCTTCGTTGGGAGAAACTACATTGCCAAAAGCAAACACCAATGCTGTGAAAGTATCTGAACAATCATTAAAACGGAAGTCAACCGGTAATACAGAGGATTTGTCAAGCTCGGCTGAGGAAAATTCGGTTAAGAAGAATCGACTATCACTGCCTCTAACGTCCAGCAATGCAGATGAAGTAGTATGTTTAGACGACGATACGGAAATAGTTACTCAAAAAACTTCACCGCAAAAACCGAAACCATCCAGTACAACAATTCTCAGCAGCCAGCAAGCCCAGATGATCGCAAGCAAAATTAATCTTATGAATCCAACCCAGAAAGGTGTCCTGTATGACCCTGCAACAGGGGTGCTACGGATAAAACGGTCCCTAATGAGCAGCCTAACCGAAGGTACCGACGTTAGCATACCTTCAACTTCAGCAACGGCCAGTACATCAAAAGCGCAGCAGTCTAATCCTGCTCCCAAAGTCTCACCAATTCCTACGCCACCAACCACACCGCAAGACCCCACGGTTTCTGCTAAAACGTTTCCAACGGTGCCGATTCCGCCCCATCCGAAGGAACCGGTGGAGGGAATTCTGCGCAGCAATATTCCCGGCCTCGGGTGCGTACCGGTGCTTTGGTCCTCCAACGATATCATCATCAAAGTTCGGGAACTCTCGGTTAAACAGCAGTTTGTCCGGTTGAGTAGTTTCGAAGCGGCCGTAGTGCTTTTGAATCggtaatttggtcattttttttaatttttgatagttCTATCTAACccgttttttctttctttaacaGTTTCACGAGAAAAAATACCTACACTTTCAAACCGTTCTCGCTGACCATCGGATGGAAGTTTGAGGCTAGAACTGAAGAATTGCCATCGGCGGAGAACCTGATCAATACGATCAACCTGAGATGTGTGAGTACCAACTCGATTTATTTGggtgttttgtttttcagaatATGACTCTCATTTTCGAATTTaatctttaaacttttttcttctcgtCACAACTAGGTGGTAACCCCAAACGGAGTCATCGATCTGTACAAGGCGAACGCGATCGTCGCGTTCCAAAATAGTAAACCAAACTTCTACGAGGAATTGCTGCTGTTACGTTTGTCGATCTTGTGCTGCAAGAAGGAGCATTACGAGGAGGAAAAGTGCTACCGATTTTTCGAAAAGATATTTATCAAGGTAAGATATAAAAATATCAGCTAAGTACCTGAACTGATCAT
It includes:
- the LOC129744765 gene encoding uncharacterized protein LOC129744765: MAPVQRRRRRLSSRFHSAIPAAQRTQFLRIFRHRLRRLRQLFHLTGGTGAKLRSSQLANRYCRAMHQQFLAGKLKAHHHSRGGPGLVVDQRVGAPKGSTIPSFFRKRVLGKLREQKKIEKPVEVVEEEVVVVDEDGSGSDESSGEKVLEVSDGDQEDQKYPEIPDPTKFSILKDEIKEYCAIQKKIQIVISMLKLRAKELEKHDDEALEEVKPEVKEESSSIKMEEANEVDSNEVKSLAEMFYETSDEDEVELISETKPRKNSSDVELVESKSEVLFVDCNVKDETSGERETVLVDSKQVPLPAKSLKDISKSDLLDPTLSHVKLEPIDKKTSVVDSLLSKFNLDIPKSQIKSEQIEEEKASQRLRDRRNKPSYVDPDEEPKKVRPSKVFDKVLQKYNIDLESTKVSPTVEIFDVNDGEVIKLDKPNVPGLMPTPIVKKSRPNAAFLAPDTAYDDVKIENRDELFREEGLMSFGSLPPRLECPRRPDDMVRPRTVAQKRILIQKKNDVRYLMIDNEAKIFNELDKRSKNVDAELDYERMKDIQDQNIPFTRDTWKALAWMRTEKGKYFFQSLKIDNHSVKLTGSRGNHPSRKHGRKQHSVPAYKSKRLICHCPEYPTNIKIDLSAIQPPETIETQNLECEQGKDTLKDRKLLSDKVKIHPKSRPGPLSSKLRYDNELLNQTEESPYLGPLEILKMPNVEIEVFPKIDRPLDPTVKPYLKMILPFDGITEQWARFAVSTLKTPDRLESDIPSEDRSFSFSVPYQNNQRRILIRRRIAEQPTKPTQTESLDKFEQELQEPLSFRKHLDQHQPSMADEVDSVERDCADVLSEMTDAVAIGLAEELFMKQDPDCNYSREDKPVQTEGSSAVALGGTLAADVSGSGKQKENAAKSKRMLREMKRLNATIIESLPEAAGDGGGEASNKHRKPSSCNELYCARGCICDVFGGVGRAAQTDHCNNVDCIFGCQCGFEKKSPGALGSRELKPDVTAEEGFSALSSEDMKYLREKATARLAKEEKEFTPTVILTTNSTVLVRNTDADVRRHKKKPKKYEDYYNDKSVGNILNGIIPDPDEEDEDILVESPEGKRPPGSGQVVSGPLTVYDRIRHSHVVLNKLQDLDNIEPWCMVHHLYRCYCKGNAIAGKPFKFTEENDVVVSVTPSVPPVLVEDPLLQAYEPRRRRLYSFERTETTTTSTEPTEEEDHIRQPFRKRDSSEESYKPWSERRKKKRRTLEDQTPDSAERRLSKSSDATPTSSTRASIEDLQINDGQTCRRAIPVNRNFYKTRNFYRKDRYLQDIEEHRRKHPQAEKRLRILLEKCETTFFEDRKQQLEQQAREALRARKAKERLVSQSDKGQEPVYIEVYADDEEFRQSTLLAPLIDPHKVLIFCGRKKYYVHNSAIQSGRVNLMNIAKKFKTTTVYVIRNTNSKIQTKPIKFSYRNETLTFAGRMYRKIIPYEQQAEEHIDLNASCNSSDQPSSPIGISPIALKGKPIDSNMLEKVNADISNTMQHIRDMLRKNSPQLNLPKKGILYLYRWEVFLQAYNEDLLEIWEIIFHNGNQLVVLTTGADRKTTPPSFKNVKYIQMIRKCSFETKNLSLLSKMVLFKIDNTETKKMSLALFGSEHFWRFCGFVKAENSTFLEKGCDVRPTPTSHPLLAPKINRYYEAFVSAKKSQEGPNVTKPTPPIPVMPKPLTEDFTGPKVQEVQPSHRPFLPPSIVRSKSNVKLMETKIKDYKNIAIPNVGKRRWFMLSIIDDFTDIYIPSWRSCLTYDRIKQAIQLANKYRKTVKLTSITSVKNTREDVLPQIYAAPNQGNCIFLGPYTYNQHIDLMLCQSIDGKMFTREEHYRKNKIVRGEETTGSWLYMKPGSSAATSSLSSLSSSESASPIVPTTISGIQKISTSSEQPSSKSSDEDCFVVEDGPSKPEIVSELKIASVTSVSTGSTISVPSQPEILEESASTAVSELESVISQLYDNSDSDEEVVDTPVIKEPVQEKIIHKVPIALSTAPKNELSKLVEKTIEQSQQLKATSPAGVTISNAITVRRLSCVPQASLMPSLGETTLPKANTNAVKVSEQSLKRKSTGNTEDLSSSAEENSVKKNRLSLPLTSSNADEVVCLDDDTEIVTQKTSPQKPKPSSTTILSSQQAQMIASKINLMNPTQKGVLYDPATGVLRIKRSLMSSLTEGTDVSIPSTSATASTSKAQQSNPAPKVSPIPTPPTTPQDPTVSAKTFPTVPIPPHPKEPVEGILRSNIPGLGCVPVLWSSNDIIIKVRELSVKQQFVRLSSFEAAVVLLNRFTRKNTYTFKPFSLTIGWKFEARTEELPSAENLINTINLRCVVTPNGVIDLYKANAIVAFQNSKPNFYEELLLLRLSILCCKKEHYEEEKCYRFFEKIFIKATATINELNSASEALSRQAAFLREQQQTKLAHIAKLKVSQLIQPAAAASSSSPSNSVPSSDGAPNPGSSSKTNQPEAKKESVIVIDDD